Proteins encoded by one window of Acidobacteriota bacterium:
- a CDS encoding DinB family protein: MNHQVLIGELRSAQQFFNKSSACLREEDSQFAPAEGMMTVAQQVAHVAFTVDWFVEGAFRPEGFDMNFEEHIRQLQAVTSLAEARAMVAASFERAVKTIESKSAEELAAPLPEGPVMGGLPKGAICGGISDHTAHHRGALTVYARLCGHVPEMPY, from the coding sequence ATGAACCATCAGGTATTGATCGGCGAGTTGCGCAGCGCGCAGCAATTCTTCAACAAATCCAGCGCCTGCCTGCGCGAGGAGGATAGCCAGTTCGCGCCGGCGGAGGGCATGATGACCGTCGCCCAGCAGGTGGCCCACGTGGCCTTCACCGTCGATTGGTTCGTCGAGGGAGCGTTTCGGCCGGAAGGCTTCGACATGAACTTCGAGGAGCATATCCGCCAGCTGCAGGCGGTCACCTCCCTGGCGGAGGCCCGGGCGATGGTAGCGGCCTCCTTCGAGCGGGCGGTGAAGACCATCGAGTCCAAGTCCGCGGAGGAGCTGGCCGCACCGCTGCCGGAAGGCCCGGTGATGGGCGGTTTGCCCAAGGGGGCCATCTGCGGCGGCATCAGCGATCACACCGCCCACCACCGCGGCGCCCTCACCGTCTACGCCCGCCTCTGCGGCCACGTGCCGGAGATGCCCTACTAG